Proteins found in one Cyprinus carpio isolate SPL01 unplaced genomic scaffold, ASM1834038v1 S000006647, whole genome shotgun sequence genomic segment:
- the LOC122144349 gene encoding protein reprimo A-like gives MNITLNQTDSGIFSNRTEEILLCCNFSSVVTDNGFTAAAPDERSLFIMRIVQIAVMCVLSLTVVFGIFFLGCNLLIKSEGMINFLVTDRRPSKEVEAVIVGAY, from the coding sequence ATGAATATTACATTGAACCAAACGGACAGCGGAATCTTCTCCAACCGGACTGAAGAGATCCTCCTGTGCTGTAACTTCTCGTCGGTGGTGACGGATAACGGCTTCACGGCGGCGGCTCCGGATGAGAGGAGCCTCTTCATCATGAGAATAGTTCAGATAGCGGTGATGTGCGTCCTCTCCCTCACCGTAGTCTTCGGGATCTTTTTCCTGGGCTGTAACTTGCTGATCAAGTCGGAAGGAATGATAAACTTTTTGGTAACGGACCGGAGACCCTCCAAAGAGGTAGAGGCGGTCATCGTGGGTGCGTACTAG